GTTCGGATCGGCACATTGAACACAGCTTTTCCGTCAGGTGTCAATAAACCAATCGCTCCACAGTAGACTTCTCTCGGTGAAGTTTCTAAATTATTGATGATACTCATTGTTGATTTCTTTGGTGCTCCGGTAATTGAACCACACGGAAATAACGCTCTGAACACATCCACCAACTTCGTCCCCTTCCTAGTTAAAGCATGGATAGTAGAAGTCATCTGATGAACAGTAGGATAAGTCTCAATGTTGAACAGCGAAGAAACGTTCACTGTCCCCGCTTCTGCTACTCGCGACATATCATTGCGAAGCAAGTCGACAATCATCACGTTTTCAGCTCGGTCTTTTTCCGAGTCGATTAACTTTTCCTTCAACTCAATGTCTTCTTCAGAGGTCCACCCTCTTTTGATCGTGCCTTTCATTGGTTTCGTCTCTAAATTAGAACCATCCCATGCGAAAAAAAGCTCTGGAGAGACGGACAGAATTTCATGTTCGTCTAACTCTAAATGGGCAGCGAAGTTAGCTTGCTGATTCTCTACTAACTGATTGAACCAGCTTCTCCTATCCAATTCATCCAATATCGTCTTCAGGCGAAAGGTGAAGTTCACTTGATAGGTCCTTCCTTTTTTTATTTCAGAATGTATGTCAGCAATTCGTCTTTTATATTCATTCTCAGAAATGTCCGCTTTCCATCTAGGGATCTCTCCTATATCAGACCTACTAACTTCTTTTTCAGTCTGAGAAGGACCTTCAAAAACTCCGAACCAGACGTAAGGGAGTTCCTTCAATCGATGAAAAGGCACATCTGGATAAAAGGCTTGAGCCGCTTCATAAGTTACATACCCAGCAACGTAAAATCCCTGTTGCGCTTGCCTTTCAGCTTCTTCCAAAACAGTCGGAACCTCTTCAACTGAGTGGGCGACCAATTCATTTAGGGGATTTTCGAAAACAAGTGGTCCTTCTTCGAGGAAGTCATGTAAAAATAAATATTTTAATCGAGCAGTCTTCACCCAATCACCTCCCCTGACTTTTTCAAATAGGTGGACAGAAAATTTTTCAAAATCCCCAAACCATCTTCGGTCAAGATTGCTTCCGGATGAAATTGAACACCTTCTATGTGATAGTCACTGGCTCTAACACTCATCACAACTCCTTCTTCCGTTTTAGAAGTTATAGTCAATGACTCAGGAAGAGTTTCAGTTTCAGCTATTAATGAATGGTAACGTGTCACTGGCAATGGTTGAGGAAGTTGTTCGAAAAGCGTCTGTTGATCATGTTCGATATAGCTCACTTTTCCATGCATTGGTTGCTTCGCTTCAACTACCTTTCCTCCAAAGGAATGGACAATGATTTGAAATCCTAAACAAATCCCCAATATAGGAACGCTCCCTTTAAACGAATCTACGATTTCCATGCTCTGAGGAATATCCTCAGGGTGGCCCGGCCCAGGAGATAGAATAATTGCGTCCGGATTCATCCGGTGGATCTGTTCCAAATTGATTTCATCAAAATGGTGCACTTCCACCTCTTGCCCAAGCTGATAAAAATAATCCACTAAATTATATGTAAATGAATCATAATGATCGATCATCAAAATCATTTTACCCCTACTTTTTCTAAGGTTTTTATATATAACAACTCTATTCTACAATAAAACAAATACGAAAGCGCCCTTTGATTAACAGGTAAAAGTGACGCAATTATCAAGAAAAGCGGCGCAATATAACCTATAATTTTCAGAATAACCTCTTTTCAATCCTTTTTCACCTAGAGTATGAAGAAAAGCTGCGCAATCCATTACTTAGGCTAGACAAAAATGAATCGGACGTAGTTTACACATCCGATTTCTATATACTTTCAAAAGTATTCGATTGAGTTTTTTTGAAAAATAGTTACGGATAAATCGATAAAAGTTACGGATAAACACCTATTAATTTCCAATAACAGTAGAAATACAGTCGATTTTACCATTAAATGGTTAATTAGTTACGGATAAAACTTTTTGAGAAAAACTTGGCTTATCGCCAACTCCTAATGGCGAAAGCCTTTGTTTTTCACACACTTTAATCCTTTAACAAATTTAAACATTCTTAAAGTATAAAAAAGCCGCTGACACGAGCCCCTCGTATCAACAGCCTCCTTACCAAAAATTACTTCTTTCGGACATCGAACGTCTCGCGCTTTGAAGTCGTTGTGTATTCAGAACGACCAAGGTACAAAGGAATCTTCAACGCCTCATCATCCGGTAAACCGTTTTCCATGAACTTGGTTTCATCGCGATAAAACTTTGTAATGTCCCCCACGAACCAATCATGGTCCCCGTATGAATTTACATCAATCACTTTACACTCATAAGCCACGTAAGCATCCTTCAAAATAGGAGCGTCGATCGTCATTCCTTTTTCATATTCCATGTTTCCTAACAAGAATTTATTCGTGTCTTTTCCCGTATATACACCTGTTTGTTGAATAAACTCAGCATGCTCGTATGGCAAAAAGTGAATGCCGAATTCTCCAGATTGTTTAATCAACTCATATGTATGCCTTTCCCTTCCGATGGCAACACCATAAATCGGAGGTTCAAACGATATGTAGGAATGCCAACCAGCAGCCATTACATTATTTTCTCCATTATAATTGGCAGTTACGATCGCCACCATCCCCGGGTAACTATGCATTACAGTACGATCCGTAGGTTTTCTCAAGAAAATTCCTCCTAATGAAACAAAGTCTATTCGCCAAGTATATCAAATTCTCCATACAGAATAGATTTATTTGCCTCGTAGATATGATATATTGTTGCTAAGGATAAGGAGTGAGTGACATGTTCGATTCAACTGAAAAATTTGCGAAACAAATGGACGAAAAGGATCCAATGAAAGGTTTCAAAAAAGAATTTTACATAAAAGAAAATCAGATATATTTGGATGGAAACTCTCTCGGCTTAATGAGCAAGAATGCCGAGAAGACTCTTCAGGAAGTAATGGATTCATGGAAAGATTACGGAATCGACGGATGGACTCAAGGCAAACACCCTTGGTTCTACCTATCAGAAAACCTTGGTGAAAAAGTAGCTCCTCTTGTCGGGGCAAAATCAGAAGAAGTGGTTGTTACAGGTTCCACCACGACTAACCTCCATCAATTAGTGACTACTTTCTATAAGCCTGAAGGAAAGCGTACGAAGATTTTAGCAGATGAACTGAATTTCCCTTCAGATATCTATGCTTTACAAAGCCAACTTCAATTGCACGGATATGATCATGAAGAACATTTAGTACGGGTGAAGAGTCGTGATGGAAGGACTCTTGATGAAGATGATCTTATTCAAGCGATGAATGATGAAATCGCACTGATCGTCTTACCTACCGTACTATATAGAAGTGGACAATTACTGAATATTGAAAAGCTGACCAAAGCAGCTCACGAAAGGAATATCCCGATCGGTTTCGATGGCTGTCATTCCGTAGGAGCTATCCCTCATGACTTCCATAACCAAGGGGTCGATTTCGCTTACTGGTGCCATTACAAATATGTGAACAGTGGGCCTGGGGGAGTTGCAGGATTATTTGTACATGAAAAACATTTTGGAAAAACTCCTGGTCTATCAGGGTGGTTCGGATCAGATAAATCCAAGCAATTCGATATGGAGCATACATTTTCCCCAGCTTATGAGGCAGGTGCTTATCAAATCGGGACACCTCACGTGTTCAGTGTGGCCCCTCTTATCGGGTCGCTCCAACTATTTGAACAAGCGGGCATTGAAACGATTCGAGAGAAATCGCTTCAAGCCACTCAATACTTGATGGATCTCCTCAATGAGCTATTGAGCGACCATGGATTTACAATCGGCAATCCAGTTGAGGACGAACGCAGAGGTGGTCATGTCAGTTTAGAACATCCTGAAGCAGCTAGTATCTGTAAAGCCCTAAAAGCTCACGATATCATACCAGACTTCAGATCTCCCAACGTCATAAGGCTCGCTCCAGTTGCTTTTTATGTAACTTATCAGGACATTCATCAAACGGTTATGACGTTGAAAAAAATTATGGATGAAGAATTGTATAAAAACTATAAAAATGAACGCGATGTCATCGCGTAGTTAAAGGAGTTGGCAAGGATGATCATTGAT
Above is a window of Halalkalibacillus sediminis DNA encoding:
- the pabB gene encoding aminodeoxychorismate synthase component I, which produces MKTARLKYLFLHDFLEEGPLVFENPLNELVAHSVEEVPTVLEEAERQAQQGFYVAGYVTYEAAQAFYPDVPFHRLKELPYVWFGVFEGPSQTEKEVSRSDIGEIPRWKADISENEYKRRIADIHSEIKKGRTYQVNFTFRLKTILDELDRRSWFNQLVENQQANFAAHLELDEHEILSVSPELFFAWDGSNLETKPMKGTIKRGWTSEEDIELKEKLIDSEKDRAENVMIVDLLRNDMSRVAEAGTVNVSSLFNIETYPTVHQMTSTIHALTRKGTKLVDVFRALFPCGSITGAPKKSTMSIINNLETSPREVYCGAIGLLTPDGKAVFNVPIRTILFHKEKKEATYGVGGGITWDSSPGGEFEEAASKAEVLRRKAPTFELLETMLVEEGTIKCREEHLSRVLKSADYFQFDLSRNYLEDLFDQLEQDGETFKVRLLVSKKGHFTIEKHPYEVTEGKLEVSLANEPVSSEHLFLYHKTTNRLHYEERKLACVFDTILWNEEGKITEFTNGNLAYLLEGEWFTPPVTDGLLPGTYRESLIREGKISERSLTKDELEKVEQLVFINSVRGWMEVEMKPKG
- a CDS encoding anthranilate synthase component II is translated as MILMIDHYDSFTYNLVDYFYQLGQEVEVHHFDEINLEQIHRMNPDAIILSPGPGHPEDIPQSMEIVDSFKGSVPILGICLGFQIIVHSFGGKVVEAKQPMHGKVSYIEHDQQTLFEQLPQPLPVTRYHSLIAETETLPESLTITSKTEEGVVMSVRASDYHIEGVQFHPEAILTEDGLGILKNFLSTYLKKSGEVIG
- a CDS encoding flavin reductase family protein, producing the protein MRKPTDRTVMHSYPGMVAIVTANYNGENNVMAAGWHSYISFEPPIYGVAIGRERHTYELIKQSGEFGIHFLPYEHAEFIQQTGVYTGKDTNKFLLGNMEYEKGMTIDAPILKDAYVAYECKVIDVNSYGDHDWFVGDITKFYRDETKFMENGLPDDEALKIPLYLGRSEYTTTSKRETFDVRKK
- the kynU gene encoding kynureninase; translated protein: MFDSTEKFAKQMDEKDPMKGFKKEFYIKENQIYLDGNSLGLMSKNAEKTLQEVMDSWKDYGIDGWTQGKHPWFYLSENLGEKVAPLVGAKSEEVVVTGSTTTNLHQLVTTFYKPEGKRTKILADELNFPSDIYALQSQLQLHGYDHEEHLVRVKSRDGRTLDEDDLIQAMNDEIALIVLPTVLYRSGQLLNIEKLTKAAHERNIPIGFDGCHSVGAIPHDFHNQGVDFAYWCHYKYVNSGPGGVAGLFVHEKHFGKTPGLSGWFGSDKSKQFDMEHTFSPAYEAGAYQIGTPHVFSVAPLIGSLQLFEQAGIETIREKSLQATQYLMDLLNELLSDHGFTIGNPVEDERRGGHVSLEHPEAASICKALKAHDIIPDFRSPNVIRLAPVAFYVTYQDIHQTVMTLKKIMDEELYKNYKNERDVIA